The following are encoded together in the Babylonia areolata isolate BAREFJ2019XMU chromosome 30, ASM4173473v1, whole genome shotgun sequence genome:
- the LOC143275648 gene encoding D(2) dopamine receptor-like, whose protein sequence is MTVNDSLPLHLHPTTSRSSHLPHHHRHHHHHHPRHHPVTATPQTSAFSPIPGSGRDSGNMGAHRAEAGGGGGVPLGGQAVVFQPDVPFPSPDQYLLQGGGRGKGAEEEEHVRQVVVLPTDRPRHPHPYYPAADPHPHHNQHPHHPPFPTYPTVLDDVVAHPYPNSYPAVVVEANPYQPHYPGLGGVVNANPYLPGGVGGGDLWGSWGNGSLQLNMTVWGAGEAGGEGPGGEEDRFNWGILLLAPLVVFGIGGNTLVILAISLERRLQNVTNYFLLSLAVTDLLVSLIVMPFSIINEFTGRWLFGLILCNLFVTADVLMCTSSILHLCTISLERYIGIRYPLWAQNKNKSKGAVLFKIVLVWTLALAITSPITVLGMLDDANILQGGQCLLANQHFIIYGSIFAFFIPLTIMVVMYALTVRMLNKQAKLCSGGGGGGGGGVSGAGPGHGQHDSQMTIRRSTSRKQWQRQTRHTVVGAPGTSYRHAGSKGNKDALTAASSSQGPSPQFMPRFQPLTKRNTLPRYHHERSLPHAQPSSSPQSSSRPADEFEYCNGDGGDSKGSDEVLGNGSATTTPASKWRRLARKGRAAQLKAQDEEAVVGGGEATQLKEMVQKQHMAVKAANILLMRKDLTRKDNNTSSSSVQTEQRASKVLGVVFMIFVVCWAPFFLVNILTVLCASCYFPPTLFTVFVWLGYVSSTLNPIIYTVFNKIFKLTFLKLLCCRYSHLQRGWRRGHQRHSRHSAPMGLVARNGHARSPAPSSHRGGLVICNPHCRLDVSSTNVEESMC, encoded by the exons ATGACCGTCAACgattccctccctctccacctccacccaaccacctcccgttcctcccacctccctcaccaccaccgccaccaccaccaccaccacccacgccacCACCCTGTGACAGCCACACCTCAGACCAGCGCCTTCAGCCCCATCCCCGGCAGTGGCCGTGACAGCGGGAACATGGGTGCCCACAGGGCTGaagcagggggaggaggtggggtaccGCTTGGGGGCCAGGCCGTTGTCTTTCAGCCCGACGTTCCCTTCCCCTCGCCAGACCAGTACCTCCTgcagggaggcgggagggggaagggggcagaggaggaggagcacgTCAGGCAGGTGGTGGTGCTGCCCACCGaccgcccccgccacccccacccctactacccCGCTgcggacccccacccccaccacaatcaacacccccaccacccacccttccccacctacCCCACGGTCTTGGACGACGTCGTCGCCCACCCGTACCCGAACAGTTACCCGGCGGTGGTGGTAGAGGCCAACCCTTACCAGCCCCACTACCCAGGGTTAGGAGGGGTGGTGAACGCTAACCCTTACCTCcctggaggtgtgggagggggagacttGTGGGGCAGCTGGGGCAACGGCTCCCTGCAGCTCAACATGACGgtgtggggggccggggaggcggggggagaggggcccGGGGGCGAGGAGGACCGCTTCAACTGGGGCATCCTGCTGTTGGCGCCCCTGGTGGTGTTCGGCATCGGGGGCAACACGCTGGTGATCCTGGCCATCTCGCTGGAGCGGCGCCTGCAGAACGTCACCAACTACTTCCTGCTGTCGCTGGCCGTCACCGACCTGCTCGTCTCCCTCATCGTCATGCCCTTCTCCATCATCAACGAGTTCACAG GTCGCTGGCTGTTCGGCCTGATCCTGTGCAACCTGTTCGTGACGGCCGACGTGCTGATGTGCACCTCCTCCATCCTGCACCTGTGCACCATCTCACTGGAGCGCTACATCGGCATCCGCTACCCGCTGTGGgcccagaacaagaacaagtccAAGGGCGCCGTGCTCTTCAAGATCGTGCTGGTGTGGACCCTGGCCCTGGCCATCACCTCGCCCATCACCGTGCTGGGCATGCTGGACGACGCCAACATCCTGCAGGGCGGGCAATGCCTGCTGGCCAACCAGCACTTCATCATCTACGGCTCCATCTTCGCCTTCTTCATCCCGCTGACCATCATGGTCGTCATGTACGCCCTCACCGTGCGCATGCTCAACAAGCAGGCCAAGCTGTGcagcgggggcgggggagggggagggggaggagttagTGGCGCGGGACCTGGCCACGGCCAGCACGACAGCCAGATGACCATCCGCCGCTCCACGTCCCGCAAGCAGTGGCAGCGCCAGACCCGACACACGGTGGTGGGTGCCCCGGGGACCTCATACCGCCACGCGGGCAGCAAGGGCAACAAGGACGCGCTGACCGCCGCCAGTTCCTCCCAAGGCCCCAGTCCCCAGTTCATGCCCCGCTTCCAGCCCTTGACCAAGCGCAACACACTACCTCGCTACCACCACGAGCGGTCCCTGCCCCACGCCCAGCCGTCGTCGTCGCCGCAGTCCTCCAGCCGCCCGGCCGACGAGTTCGAGTACTGCAACGGGGACGGGGGGGACTCCAAGGGCAGTGACGAGGTGCTGGGCAACGGATCGGCCACCACCACTCCGGCCAGCAAGTGGCGCCGCCTGGCGCGCAAAGGCCGAGCCGCCCAGCTCAAGGCGCAGGACGAGGAggctgtggtggggggaggggaggcgaccCAGCTGAAGGAGATGGTTCAGAAGCAGCACATGGCGGTCAAGGCGGCCAACATCCTGCTGATGCGGAAAGACCTGACGcggaaagacaacaacaccagcagtagCTCCGTGCAGACGGAGCAGCGCGCCTCCAAAGTGCTGGGCGTGGTGTTCATGATCTTCGTGGTGTGCTGGGCGCCATTCTTCCTGGTCAACATCCTCACCGTGCTGTGCGCGAGCTGCTACTTCCCGCCCACCCTCTTCACCGTCTTCGTCTGGCTGGGCTACGTGTCCAGCACGCTcaaccccatcatctacaccgtcTTCAACAAGATCTTCAAGCTCACCTTCCTCAAGCTGCTCTGCTGCCGCTACTCCCACCTGCAGCGGGGCTGGCGCCGGGGCCACCAGCGCCACAGCCGGCACTCCGCCCCCATGGGCCTGGTAGCCCGCAACGGACACGcccgctcccccgccccctcctcccaccggGGTGGGCTGGTCATCTGCAACCCCCACTGTCGCCTGGACGTCAGCAGCACTAACGTGGAGGAGTCCATGTGCTGA